One window of the Xiphophorus hellerii strain 12219 chromosome 15, Xiphophorus_hellerii-4.1, whole genome shotgun sequence genome contains the following:
- the arid1b gene encoding AT-rich interactive domain-containing protein 1B isoform X2, translating to MDASLGSDSNSSNNNPPPTGTSSQFNHYYGNGRGGPCFDQHGGQQSPGTGVTAAAHTVHGTMDQVHNSHEGYSNNSPYNHYPNYRAGYGSGGYGGMMSPSRQGNSLMGPAAANPAKAAMVAASSPAGGGGGGFQRFPGQGQQHPSGATPTLNQLLTSPSPMMRGYGGGYSDYSNPAVQQHQSGVGPAEDTGSQYGSAAAHGWVGQQRSHPGHNGPSSGRSQVAPMDPMAMKRSQLYGMSNSPYSQQQGAPYPGQPYSSPSPHRYPMGMSGRGQMAMGGMQYPQQQMSSQYGQQQQQNLSFSQPGQSPYFSPSQQQPAAPSQPSYLQPCPLPPQEVPQEAYGGRGKSAAMTPGKSNQEDLSQQERPSSLPDLSRSIDDLLTGTEAAVSSGASGSGSAQGDQGTPGARSPFSPHVSPRLPPLARTGPSPSPSLSPAGSRSGPLSPTSSSGPGPQVSGSDVGPHSSQSAMTPDRGFPPSMQRSNQGPHFGPLSPHPASAGPGLHGSYQQGSYGPPGTYPRPPHYGGTPAAGYSGPGSGPSLANSMGLNTAGPMHGQGPSTPSGRGPGPGAGGRPYTTGPGTAAPTSPNMPQAAGQGMGPPGATASCKPPDMGINSGPNANASLIAHSRQGSYSAMAAMRVSGGSGGSGAPFSSSGRMTPQGPPYTAPGLGMMASDGTGSHDLKQRVELRDAVGSAADPTKMKQDSYSSQCVVPPPGAACPMSPSPASVLSCVGEDSDSVGSPPWIRTPSSPKPNVATMTNEKITKLYEMGSEPDRRLWVDRYLSFMEDRETPVANLPAVGRKPLDLCRLYMAVRAIGGLAMVNKNKKWRELSSLLSVGTSSSSASSLKKQYIQYLFAYECKMERGEEPPLDAGAGDAKKPLQVKGQPPSPANSGSFQGPNTPLSSSSSLTDAPVDPKPPTRSSTPHNQMAPQPGNRTMGGVSVQDPFSEGSDPAFHSKRGPGPCGGPYQQGAGPTEPAMRMQYDGSTDPYGAPRKGPVPGEAFGQSQMPGGAMQDMFPRGPSSGPLSGMGPRPQYPYSPGYDRRLDRVMGPEGSMAPPGGQNSMGPSANEASMYPPNRYPQQRHGNDGFGQQYPHSMAFGSHQPLYPQQQGYKRPMEAMFPAAKRHEGEAFGVQQYGSQQSDPFGPYGPGPGGFSGPEHRPVAGQYQYPYGRDRQGLPQHGMMGSAPAAAADGGPQPSLWPPRTEMGFSYSRQGQGPPFPDQEGRPPPDAQWPPSNLNQCQPPFPSHSSSSSSSSMPPLPSRQPPSSFQATPTIPNHVTRPQSPSSFPRPPVGSLSPNGAPYLPVKKPGVPTVPPANQGLPLVYREVVFPPSSVEATPPKLKPRRRLTAKDTGTPEAWRVMMSLKSGLLAESTWALDTINILLYDDGTVGSFSLTLLPGFLELIVEFYRRCLIQMFGILQEYEIGAEGPKATPKDPGEAPSPLNKEDAKPEDSPQQSSKYDKWPVRVEEAGESWAEVERRADPTRPNGFISGLLHWKAGGGDSTAHIQTHFEPRSRDFRPPDPEQEKQSGGVEEQQTEEEEQKQTGHQGGFPSEVRGQRPAPAEAQNPISLQEDEPRCWDEAPLSTAESWQDSLARRCICVSNIIRSLSFIPGNDAVLSRHPGLVLILGRLVLLHHSHPHRKRAPPTYQREEEAGRACSRDEWWWDCLAALRENTLVTLANVSGQLDLSQYPEDIVLPVLDGLLHWMVCPSAEAQDPFSGASGTAALSPQRLVLECLCKLSVQDCNVDLLLATPPFSRQRQLFATLVRLVGERRSQVCREMAVAVLSNLARGDATAARAVALQKGSVGTLIGFLEDSLAVAQYQQNPHAAAPPPEPPSINMMCRAAKALLAVASVEENRPEFVLYESRLLDISLSSALNSAVAAIMCEVLFKLSRS from the exons atGGATGCCAGCCTGGGATcagacagcaacagcagcaacaacaacccTCCTCCGACTGGGACCAGCTCCCAGTTTAATCATTATTATGGGAATGGAAGAGGAGGGCCTTGCTTTGATCAACATGGCGGACAACAAAGCCCAGGGACTGGGGTAACAGCGGCGGCACACACGGTACACGGCACCATGGACCAGGTCCACAACTCCCACGAAGGCTACAGCAACAACAGCCCGTACAACCACTATCCGAACTACCGAGCGGGCTACGGGAGCGGTGGCTACGGGGGCATGATGAGCCCCTCACGGCAGGGGAACAGCCTGATGGGCCCGGCCGCCGCTAACCCAGCCAAAGCGGCTATGGTGGCCGCCAGTTCTCCGgctggaggaggcggaggaggattCCAGCGGTTTCCCGGACAGGGTCAGCAGCACCCTTCGGGGGCTACGCCGACTTTGAACCAGTTGTTAACGTCTCCGAGCCCGATGATGCGCGGCTACGGAGGCGGATATTCAGATTACAGTAATCCCGCTGTACAGCAGCACCAGTCGGGTGTGGGGCCGGCGGAAGACACGGGCTCTCAGTACGGATCAGCAGCAGCGCATGGTTGGGTGGGACAACAGAGGAGTCACCCGGGTCACAACGGACCGAGCAGCGGCAGATCTCAG GTGGCGCCGATGGACCCGATGGCGATGAAACGCTCTCAGCTTTACGGGATGAGCAACAGCCCGTACTCCcagcagcagggggcgccgtACCCTGGACAACCCTACAGCTCCCCATCGCCCCACAGATACCCAATGGGAATGTCTGGCAGGGGGCAGATGGCAATGGGAGGGATGCAGTACCCTCAGCAGCAG ATGAGCTCCCAGTatggccagcagcagcaacagaaccTGAGCTTCAGCCAGCCGGGCCAGTCACCGTACTTCAGCCCCTCCCAGCAGCAGCCGGCCGCCCCCAGCCAGCCGTCGTACCTGCAGCCCTGCCCCCTGCCGCCCCAG GAAGTTCCTCAGGAGGCGTATGGGGGGCGGGGCAAATCTGCAGCAATGACTCCTGGGAAATCGAACCAGGAGGACTTGAGCCAGCAGGAGCGGCCGTCCAGTCTGCCG GATCTCTCCCGCTCCATCGATGACCTCCTGACCGGCACCGAGGCGGCGGTGAGTTCAGGGGCCTCCGGTTCCGGCAGCGCTCAGGGCGACCAGGGGACCCCGGGGGCCCGCTCTCCTTTCTCCCCCCACGTTTCGCCACGTCTCCCCCCTCTGGCCCGAACGGGTCCCTCTCCGTCCCCGTCGTTGTCCCCTGCCGGGTCCCGCTCGGGGCCCCTGTCCCCCACCAGCAGCAGCGGTCCAG GCCCCCAGGTGTCTGGATCAGACGTCGGCCCCCACTCCTCCCAGTCGGCCATGACTCCAGACCGAG GTTTCCCTCCCTCTATGCAGCGTAGCAACCAGGGGCCACATTTTGGCCCCTTGTCTCCCCACCCAGCATCGGCCGGCCCCGGGCTCCACGGCTCCTACCAGCAGGGCTCCTACGGCCCCCCAG GTACCTACCCTCGGCCCCCTCACTACGGCGGGACCCCTGCTGCCGGCTACAGCGGCCCCGGCTCGGGCCCCAGCCTGGCTAACAGCATGGGGCTGAACACTGCCGGCCCCATGCACGGGCAGGGCCCCTCCACCCCGTCGGGCCGAGGCCCCGGGCCCGGAGCCGGGGGCCGCCCCTACACGACTGGACCCGGCACCGCGGCGCCCACCTCCCCCAACATGCCGCAGGCTGCTGGCCAGGGCATGGGGCCCCCAGGGGCCACCGCCAGCTGCAAGCCGCCAGACATGGGCATCAACTCTGGACCGAACGCCAACGCCTCCCTCATCGCTCACAGCAG GCAGGGCAGCTACTCAGCTATGGCAGCGATGAGAgtttctggaggttctggaggttctggagctCCGTTCAGCAGCTCAGGCAGGATGACCCCTCAGGGCCCGCCTTACACCGCTCCAG GATTAGGGATGATGGCGTCAGACGGGACAGGAAGTCATGACCTGAAGCAGCGGGTCGAGCTCCGAGACGCCGTCGGTTCTGCTGCTGATCCAACCAAAATGAAg caGGACAGCTACAGCTCGCAGTGTGTGGTGCCGCCGCCCGGCGCCGCCTGCCCGATGTCCCCCAGCCCGGCCAGCGTGTTGTCCTGTGTGGGAGAAGACAGCGACAGCGTTGGCAGCCCCCCCTGGATCAGGACCCCGTCCAGCCCA AAGCCCAACGTGGCGACCATGACCAACGAGAAGATCACCAAGCTGTACGAGATGGGCAGCGAGCCGGACCGCCGCCTGTGGGTCGACCGCTACCTGTCCTTCATGGAGGACAGGGAGACGCCCGTCGCCAACCTGCCGGCCGTCGGCAGGAAGCCGCTGGACCTGTGCCGGCTCTACATGGCGGTGCGAGCGATTGGCGGCCTGGCCATG gtgaacaaaaacaagaagtggCGGGAGCTGTCGTCGCTGCTGAGCGTCGGGACGTCCAGCAGCTCGGCCAGCTCCCTGAAGAAGCAGTACATCCAGTACCTGTTCGCCTACGAATGCAAGATGGAGCGAGGGGAGGAGCCTCCGCTCGACGCTGGCGCCGGAGACGCTAAGAAGCCCCTGCAGGTCAAGGGTCAACCGCCCTCTCCTG CGAATTCAGGCTCGTTTCAGGGCCCCAACACGCCcctgtccagcagctcctcccTCACCGACGCTCCAGTTGACCCGAAGCCCCCGACCCGCTCGTCCACCCCGCACAACCAGATGGCGCCCCAGCCTggaaacag GACCATGGGAGGCGTGAGCGTCCAGGACCCGTTCTCCGAAGGCAGCGACCCGGCCTTCCACAGCAAACGGGGCCCGGGGCCCTGCGGGGGCCcctaccagcagggggcgggtCCAACAGAACCCGCAATGAGAATGCAATACGACGGCAGCACAGACCCGTATGGAGCCCCGAGGAAAG GTCCGGTTCCCGGCGAGGCCTTCGGTCAGAGCCAGATGCCCGGCGGTGCGATGCAGGACATGTTCCCCCGCGGACCCTCCTCCGGCCCCCTGTCAGGGATGGGGCCCAGGCCGCAGTACCCCTACAGCCCCGGCTACGATCGCAG ATTGGACCGTGTGATGGGCCCAGAGGGAAGCATGGCGCCCCCTGGCGGCCAGAACAGCATGGGCCCATCTGCCAATGAAGCCAGCATGTATCCCCCCAACAGATACCCTCAGCAGAG GCACGGAAACGATGGTTTTGGTCAGCAGTATCCTCACAGTATGGCCTTCGGTTCCCATCAGCCCCTTTACCCCCAGCAGCAG GGCTACAAGCGTCCGATGGAGGCCATGTTCCCGGCTGCGAAGCGTCATGAGGGCGAGGCATTCGGCGTGCAGCAGTACGGCTCCCAGCAGTCGGACCCTTTCGGCCCCTATGGACCCGGTCCGGGGGGGTTTTCAGGCCCCGAGCACCGGCCTGTCGCCGGGCAGTACCAGTACCCATACGGTCGGGACCGCCAGGGCCTCCCACAGCATGGCATGATGGGATCGGCCCCTGCGGCAGCGGCGGACGGGGGGCCGCAGCCCAGCTTGTGGCCCCCCAGGACAGAGATGGGGTTCTCGTACAGCCGGCAGGGCCAGGGGCCCCCCTTCCCCGATCAGGAGGGCCGGCCCCCACCGGACGCCCAGTGGCCCCCCAGTAACCTCAACCAGTGTCAACCTCCCTTTCCCTcccactcttcctcctcctcctcttcctccatgcCCCCCCTTCCCTCCAGGCAGCCCCCCTCCTCTTTCCAGGCCACGCCCACCATCCCAAATCACGTGACCCGCCCCCAGAGCCCCTCATCGTTCCCCCGGCCTCCGGTGGGCTCCCTGTCCCCCAATGGCGCCCCCTACCTGCCCGTTAAGAAACCAGGGGTCCCCACCGTTCCCCCAGCCAATCAGGGCCTCCCCCTCGTTTACAGAGAGGTCGTTTTCCCGCCCAGCTCCGTGGAGGCCACACCCCCCAAGCTGAAACCGCGGCGACGGCTAACGGCGAAGGACACAG GAACGCCGGAGGCCTGGCGGGTGATGATGTCACTGAAGTCGGGGCTCCTGGCGGAGAGCACCTGGGCGCTGGACACCATCAACATCCTGCTGTACGACGACGGCACGGTGGGCTCGTTCAGCCTGACGCTG CTGCCCGGGTTCCTGGAGCTCATCGTGGAGTTTTATCGCCGCTGCCTGATCCAGATGTTCGGCATCCTGCAGGAGTACGAGATCGGGGCCGAGGGCCCGAAGGCGACCCCCAAAGACCCGGGGGAAGCGCCGTCGCCGCTCAACAAGGAGGATGCCAAGCCTGAGGATTCCCCTCAGCAGAGCAGCAAGTACGACAAGTGGCCAGTCAGGGTGGAGGAGGCCGGGGAGAGCTGGGCGGAGGTGGAGCGCCGGGCCGACCCAACCCGACCCAACGGCTTCATCAGCGGTCTGCTGCACTGGAAGGCCGGAGGAGGAGACTCCACGGCTCACATCCAGACTCACTTTGAGCCCCGATCCAGAGACTTCAGGCCCCCAGATCCGGagcaggagaagcagagcgGAGGAGTGGAGGAGCagcaaacagaggaggaggagcagaagcaGACTGGTCATCAAGGAG gttttccatctgaggtcagaggtcagcgccCAGCCCCTGCTGAGGCTCAGAATCCCATCAGCCTCCAGGAGGACGAGCCGCGCTGCTGGGACGAGGCGCCGCTGTCCACCGCCGAGTCGTGGCAGGACTCCCTGGCCAGACGCTGCATCTGCGTCTCCAACATCATCCGCAGCCTCTCCTTCATCCCTGGCAACGACGCCGTCCTGTCGCGCCACCCGGGCCTGGTTCTGATCCTGGGCCGGCTGGTGCTGCTGCACCACAGCCACCCGCACAGGAAGCGAGCGCCGCCCACCTACCAACGGGAGGAGGAAGCGGGCCGGGCCTGTAGCCGCGACGAGTGGTGGTGGGACTGCCTGGCGGCGCTGCGAGAGAACACGCTGGTGACGCTGGCCAACGTGTCGGGCCAGCTGGACCTGTCGCAGTACCCCGAGGACATCGTCCTGCCGGTGCTGGACGGGCTGCTGCACTGGATGGTCTGTCCGTCCGCCGAGGCGCAGGACCCGTTCAGCGGGGCAAGCGGCACTGCGGCGCTGTCGCCTCAGCGGCTCGTCCTGGAGTGCCTCTGCAAGCTGAGCGTCCAGGACTGCAACGTGGacctgctgctggccacgccccccttCAGCCGCCAGCGCCAGCTCTTCGCCACGCTGGTGCGCCTGGTGGGCGAGCGCCGCAGCCAGGTGTGCCGGGAGATGGCGGTGGCCGTGCTGTCCAACCTGGCGCGCGGCGACGCCACGGCGGCCCGGGCCGTTGCCCTGCAGAAGGGCAGCGTGGGAACTCTGATCGGCTTCCTGGAGGACAGCCTGGCCGTGGCGCAGTACCAGCAGAACCCGCACGCCGCCGCTCCGCCGCCAGAGCCGCCCAGCATCAACATGATGTGCCGCGCGGCGAAGGCGCTGCTGGCCGTGGCGAGCGTGGAGGAGAACCGGCCGGAGTTCGTCCTGTACGAGAGCCGGCTGCTGGACATCTCGCTGTCGTCGGCCCTCAACTCGGCGGTGGCGGCCATCATGTGCGAAGTGCTGTTCAAGCTGAGCCGCTCGTGA